One part of the Bradyrhizobium sp. CB1650 genome encodes these proteins:
- a CDS encoding response regulator transcription factor, whose translation MVHTGGEFDAVIEQLEFLRDRNPRARIAIVSDHYRLDEVVAAFRAGANGYFVDVMTCDVFIKSVELLMMGETVFPQASLMSFAFEPGNGKPERQGKGDHGLPAPENGQMAQQLSPREKSILQCLIEGDSNKSIARKIDIAEATVKAHVKAILRKIRVQNRTQAAIWGINHWCFARPANAGSAPTPPTVKIGKRPFDTIEVASDIKQIEASSMEVPAPLTNHVKVRRLGRQLRGN comes from the coding sequence ATGGTACACACAGGCGGCGAGTTCGATGCGGTGATCGAACAGCTCGAATTCCTGCGGGATCGCAATCCGAGGGCTCGCATTGCGATCGTCAGCGATCACTATCGGCTGGATGAGGTGGTCGCAGCGTTTCGTGCGGGTGCCAACGGCTATTTCGTCGATGTCATGACGTGCGACGTCTTCATCAAATCCGTCGAACTTCTGATGATGGGCGAAACCGTTTTCCCGCAGGCTTCTCTGATGTCGTTTGCGTTCGAACCCGGGAACGGAAAGCCGGAGCGGCAGGGCAAGGGCGATCACGGGCTCCCTGCCCCTGAGAACGGCCAGATGGCGCAGCAATTGTCGCCACGCGAGAAGTCGATCCTGCAGTGCCTGATCGAGGGCGACTCGAACAAATCCATCGCGCGCAAGATCGACATTGCCGAGGCGACCGTAAAGGCTCACGTCAAGGCCATCCTTCGCAAGATCCGGGTTCAGAACCGGACCCAGGCGGCGATCTGGGGGATCAACCACTGGTGTTTCGCTCGCCCAGCAAATGCAGGGAGCGCACCTACGCCTCCGACCGTCAAGATCGGCAAACGGCCCTTCGACACGATCGAGGTAGCTTCCGACATCAAGCAGATCGAGGCGTCTTCGATGGAGGTGCCCGCGCCGCTGACAAACCATGTCAAGGTGCGCCGTCTCGGCCGCCAGCTTCGAGGCAATTGA
- a CDS encoding VCBS domain-containing protein — protein MPTKIGNRITLDGDFSDWTLADLVERPLNSVADYQVFGELLSDASVKTYVIGIEAMAPGDPLIQAGTAIYLNTDRNTATGLQVFGGAEYYVLFVADATGLHPYLYDSTNTLLNGNAPLDFGISSDGKSVEVAIPQALLTPSGGTAPTSIGFTALINNGAGEALPANFSATPLYVITDPSVPVTPVTIGNVITLDGQFADWPAADSVERPGNTVANYQVDGALINDTTLGKTYVIGIDATDASDQVIGSTTVIYLNTDQNATTGYSPFGSVGAEYEVKFALDPSDDNLLKPYLYSVTSNHTETLLNNGAPLKFAMSADGKSVELAIPQVLLTPTGGSAPTSINFAALINGSVGLPADFTAPQYTITDPSTLVPVDHTVKKVGIVYSATTAALYFGGGAAGQTAYADLFMAAQHQAEAAGVSYDLLTEADLTNVAKLSQYSALIFPSMEDVQSSQVSAIVSALTHVVYDYHVPIITAGNFLTNDQTGAPLPLNSYANMQALLGLTLGSSGTATYSLTADPTALANHNPVVSGYTAGQMIGGASGQFAGTTQGFYTNTGYLTFSGYGQTATTVLADINIQNGATVAGVVQTTTGGTNTHFATTGLLGDSNLLQHAIQNAVFGTTPSLAIDITRMAGIVDSRTDLDQSQFPSDVSPGAGQQGIYDALIPILQQWKQQYNFVGSFYANIGDSPAKGETTNWAVSAPYYKAIMAMGSEIGSHSYTHLINPPDPSWSENTNTLYVNAPANAPNWTFAYEFGQSNTLLDQNLGIKVAGAAVPGANDTVGTSANILQYYPSGGGLTGYVNGGWTGVGSGYPNAFGYIDPNHTGSVYIAPNITFDFTEIEYQHKTVAQALADWESLFNQVSANSQTPIVVWPWHDYGATDWDTNGTGGAGHGAGYTTQMFTNFIAYAFNAGYEFVTSEDLAARIAAQQKASLSETTNGNVITATITPDPTAPDLGAMALNVTNAATGQVIQNAGNWYAYDSNSIFLPYGGGTFTVTLGTTQDDVTHIDLLPMRADLLSATGDGSNLSFAMTGDGVVDVHVKTPGANVVSIQGAPTATLSGDDLSLTFNDGALAINPNGPQGLAVQHNVAISDGAAAVTSAGADLVFGGTADDVITGGGGNDVLDGGGGTNTAVYSGTTSNYSFVQNPNGSLTVTDVRGGSPDGTDTDINIQLYRFGNGTFTQAQLLNRAAVVTAQATGPDATVSEAGLSPNGSAAGSGGATTTGSFTILAIDGIQDLVVGGTTFSLAQIEAFGTTNGVVNTGQGLLTLTGYTGDGSSGTVNFSYTLSGPINNTTTVPTGNDTVDASGFNDSILLTIHGAGGVATASDNLVIRALDDVPTAVADSGYGVVENGVSLVSGNVLNNDLSGADAPKGFVSWSAADATTIAALNTYGTLVQNNDGTWSYTLDSSRAATQALTSKDVLPEVLNYTMTDADGDQSSSTLTITITGADATAAATVVTAQATGPDATVSEAGLPTGSGSGSATTTGTFTISASDGIKDLVVGGTTFTLAQIQAFASTNGVVNTGEGVLTLTSYTGDGLSGTVSFSYTLSGPINNATKVPTGSDTVDATGFNDSVLLTVHGSTAATASDNLVIRAVDDTPKAVNDGPSTVTEGSLSPLTGNVLSNDASGADAPLSFVSWGANDAAAITALNTYGTLVQNNDGTWSYALDSNRAATQALTSASNLSFTLNYTVKDADGSQSSAMLTINIQGVDGSFIIGTAGNDTLTGTSTANVGQTILGLGGDDTLTAGIGGNTTLDGGDGNDTLRDAGRTAPASIIDTMIGGAGNDTYVVTRANDVITEQPTGGTDTIQTNLASFVMPDYVENFVYTGNTGTTVTGNVSDNTFRGFDGISTINGGDGTDTAIFSGQLGQYTKTTNPDGSITLVDTRSGSPNGTATFSNVELFQFSDGLVTAAQLAAAVLVNGTGSSDNLTSTTPGAIINGLGGADTLTAGAANQTLNGGAGADILKDNDQSGITLIGGAGNDTFVVTNAATVIQENPNEGTDTVQTTLSTLQLSANVERLVYTGSGSFSSTATAAGETITGGVGADTLGDGGFANVTLRGGGGADTFTVTNAQTIVTETAGATGSTVMTLLASYSLPANVQNLTYTGSGNFVGNGNGLANTITGGAGNDTLSGGGGNDRLIGGAGNDLLTGGNGSDTFAFAPVNPTTTSGGVYVAGFGKDVITDFLANGTNTSHDVLELSLSMFMSGTTATALVNGTAQNAAGGLVTVAQQGTNVVITIDPTDSITLNNVSLATLKAGVSVDFHLV, from the coding sequence ATGCCGACAAAGATCGGAAACCGGATCACACTCGATGGCGATTTCAGCGACTGGACGTTGGCCGATCTCGTTGAGCGGCCGCTCAACAGCGTGGCAGACTATCAGGTCTTCGGTGAGTTGCTCTCCGATGCGTCGGTCAAGACCTATGTGATCGGCATCGAGGCGATGGCGCCAGGCGATCCGCTTATCCAAGCCGGAACCGCCATCTACCTCAATACGGACCGAAACACCGCGACAGGCCTGCAGGTGTTCGGCGGCGCCGAGTATTACGTGCTGTTCGTAGCTGATGCGACAGGCCTTCATCCTTACCTGTACGACAGCACAAACACACTGCTCAACGGTAACGCGCCGCTCGACTTCGGTATTTCCAGCGATGGAAAGAGCGTCGAAGTCGCGATCCCACAGGCGCTGCTGACGCCATCGGGCGGGACTGCGCCCACTTCGATTGGTTTTACGGCCCTGATCAACAATGGCGCGGGGGAAGCCCTGCCAGCAAATTTCAGTGCCACCCCGCTCTACGTCATCACCGATCCCTCTGTCCCGGTAACCCCCGTCACGATCGGAAACGTGATCACGCTCGATGGTCAGTTCGCGGATTGGCCGGCGGCCGATTCCGTCGAGAGACCGGGAAACACCGTTGCGAATTACCAGGTCGACGGTGCCCTGATCAATGATACGACACTCGGCAAGACTTATGTGATCGGCATCGACGCGACCGATGCGAGCGATCAGGTGATCGGATCAACCACCGTCATCTATCTGAACACGGATCAAAACGCCACGACCGGTTACTCGCCGTTCGGCAGCGTCGGCGCAGAATATGAGGTAAAGTTCGCGCTTGACCCGAGCGACGACAATCTCCTTAAGCCCTATCTGTATTCAGTCACGTCGAACCACACCGAGACCCTGCTCAACAACGGCGCTCCGCTCAAGTTCGCCATGTCGGCCGATGGCAAGAGCGTCGAATTGGCGATCCCGCAGGTGCTGCTGACGCCCACGGGGGGCTCCGCACCCACCTCGATCAATTTCGCCGCCTTGATCAACGGTAGCGTCGGACTGCCAGCCGATTTCACCGCTCCGCAATACACCATCACAGATCCGTCGACGCTGGTCCCGGTCGACCACACGGTCAAGAAAGTCGGCATCGTCTATTCGGCGACAACGGCGGCCCTGTATTTCGGCGGCGGAGCTGCAGGCCAGACCGCCTATGCCGATCTGTTCATGGCCGCGCAGCACCAGGCGGAGGCGGCGGGCGTCTCCTATGACCTCCTGACCGAGGCCGACCTGACCAATGTCGCGAAGCTGTCGCAGTACAGCGCGCTAATCTTCCCGAGCATGGAGGATGTGCAGTCGAGCCAGGTGTCGGCAATCGTCAGCGCGCTGACCCACGTGGTCTACGACTATCATGTGCCGATCATCACGGCCGGCAATTTCCTGACCAATGACCAGACTGGCGCGCCGCTGCCCCTCAATTCCTACGCCAACATGCAGGCGCTGCTGGGCCTCACGCTGGGCAGTTCTGGAACGGCAACCTATTCGCTCACGGCCGATCCCACCGCGCTCGCCAATCACAATCCGGTGGTCAGCGGTTACACCGCAGGCCAAATGATCGGCGGCGCCAGCGGTCAGTTCGCGGGGACGACCCAGGGCTTTTACACCAATACCGGCTATCTCACCTTCTCGGGCTATGGCCAGACCGCGACGACGGTGCTGGCGGACATCAACATCCAGAACGGAGCGACGGTGGCCGGCGTGGTGCAGACCACCACGGGCGGCACCAACACGCATTTTGCGACCACCGGCCTGCTCGGCGACAGCAACCTGCTGCAACACGCGATCCAGAACGCCGTGTTTGGCACGACGCCGAGCCTGGCGATCGATATCACGCGGATGGCCGGGATCGTCGACTCCCGCACCGACCTCGATCAGTCCCAATTCCCGTCTGACGTGTCGCCGGGCGCGGGCCAACAGGGCATCTATGACGCGCTGATCCCCATCCTGCAGCAGTGGAAGCAGCAATATAATTTCGTCGGCTCGTTCTATGCCAATATCGGCGATAGTCCTGCCAAAGGGGAAACCACCAACTGGGCCGTCTCCGCTCCCTACTACAAGGCGATCATGGCCATGGGCAGCGAGATTGGCAGCCACTCGTATACCCACCTGATCAATCCACCGGACCCCAGTTGGAGTGAGAACACCAACACCCTCTATGTCAACGCGCCAGCCAATGCGCCGAACTGGACCTTTGCGTACGAATTCGGACAGTCGAATACGCTTCTGGATCAGAATCTCGGCATCAAGGTCGCCGGAGCGGCGGTGCCTGGCGCCAACGACACCGTCGGAACGTCGGCCAATATCCTGCAATATTACCCGAGCGGTGGTGGCCTCACCGGCTATGTGAACGGCGGATGGACCGGCGTCGGCTCCGGCTATCCGAACGCGTTCGGCTACATCGACCCGAACCACACCGGCTCGGTCTACATCGCTCCGAACATCACCTTCGACTTCACGGAGATCGAGTATCAGCACAAGACGGTCGCGCAGGCGCTCGCCGACTGGGAATCGCTGTTCAACCAGGTCTCGGCAAATTCGCAGACGCCTATCGTTGTGTGGCCCTGGCACGATTATGGCGCGACTGACTGGGATACGAACGGCACCGGCGGGGCGGGCCATGGAGCCGGTTACACCACCCAGATGTTCACCAACTTCATCGCCTATGCCTTCAATGCGGGCTATGAGTTCGTGACCTCGGAGGACCTCGCCGCGCGCATCGCCGCGCAGCAGAAGGCGAGCCTCTCCGAGACCACCAACGGCAACGTGATCACCGCGACGATCACACCGGATCCGACGGCGCCCGATCTCGGCGCGATGGCGCTCAACGTGACCAACGCCGCCACCGGCCAGGTCATCCAGAACGCCGGCAATTGGTATGCCTACGACAGCAACAGCATCTTCCTGCCCTATGGCGGCGGCACGTTCACTGTCACGCTCGGTACCACGCAGGATGACGTCACGCATATCGATCTGCTGCCGATGCGCGCCGATCTGTTGTCCGCGACCGGCGATGGATCGAATCTATCGTTTGCGATGACGGGCGACGGCGTCGTCGACGTCCACGTCAAGACTCCCGGCGCGAATGTCGTGTCGATCCAGGGCGCGCCGACCGCGACGCTGAGCGGAGACGATCTCTCGTTGACATTCAATGACGGCGCACTCGCGATCAACCCGAACGGCCCGCAGGGGCTGGCGGTCCAGCACAATGTCGCGATCTCTGACGGCGCGGCCGCGGTCACCTCCGCAGGTGCCGACCTGGTCTTTGGCGGGACCGCCGATGATGTCATCACGGGCGGCGGCGGCAACGATGTCCTCGACGGCGGCGGCGGCACCAATACCGCGGTCTATTCGGGAACGACGAGCAACTACAGCTTCGTGCAGAATCCGAACGGCAGTCTCACCGTGACCGACGTGCGTGGCGGCTCTCCTGACGGCACGGACACCGACATTAATATTCAGCTTTATCGGTTCGGCAACGGGACATTCACGCAGGCTCAGTTGCTGAACCGCGCCGCCGTGGTAACGGCACAGGCGACTGGCCCGGATGCGACGGTGTCCGAAGCCGGGCTCAGTCCGAACGGTTCGGCTGCCGGGTCGGGCGGCGCGACCACGACGGGCAGCTTCACGATCCTCGCAATCGACGGGATCCAGGATCTCGTGGTCGGCGGCACGACCTTCTCGTTGGCGCAGATCGAGGCCTTCGGCACCACCAACGGGGTCGTGAACACAGGCCAAGGTCTTCTCACCTTGACCGGTTACACCGGGGATGGCTCCAGCGGCACAGTGAACTTCAGCTACACGCTGTCGGGACCGATCAACAATACTACCACGGTGCCCACCGGCAACGACACTGTCGATGCGAGCGGGTTCAACGACAGCATCTTGCTGACAATCCATGGCGCCGGCGGCGTCGCGACGGCCAGCGACAACCTGGTGATCCGGGCGCTCGACGACGTGCCGACCGCGGTCGCCGACAGCGGGTACGGGGTGGTGGAGAACGGCGTCAGCCTGGTGTCGGGCAACGTGCTGAACAACGACCTCTCCGGTGCGGATGCGCCCAAGGGCTTCGTCTCATGGAGCGCAGCCGATGCGACCACGATTGCCGCGTTGAACACCTACGGTACGCTGGTTCAGAACAATGACGGCACCTGGTCGTACACGCTGGACAGCAGCCGTGCGGCGACGCAGGCGCTGACATCGAAAGATGTTCTCCCCGAGGTGCTGAACTACACGATGACGGATGCCGACGGCGATCAATCGTCGTCGACGCTGACGATCACCATCACGGGTGCGGACGCCACCGCCGCCGCCACGGTGGTGACGGCGCAGGCGACCGGCCCGGACGCCACGGTGTCCGAGGCTGGGCTCCCGACCGGCTCGGGGTCGGGTAGCGCGACCACCACCGGCACCTTCACGATCTCGGCAAGCGACGGGATCAAGGACCTCGTGGTCGGCGGGACGACGTTCACGCTGGCGCAGATCCAGGCCTTTGCCTCCACCAACGGAGTCGTGAATACGGGCGAAGGCGTTCTGACGCTGACCAGTTACACCGGCGACGGCCTCAGCGGCACGGTGAGCTTCAGTTACACACTGTCGGGACCGATCAACAATGCCACCAAGGTTCCGACCGGCAGCGATACCGTCGATGCCACCGGGTTCAACGATAGCGTCCTGCTGACAGTGCACGGATCTACCGCCGCGACGGCCAGCGACAACCTGGTGATCCGGGCGGTCGATGACACGCCGAAGGCGGTCAATGATGGCCCGTCCACCGTGACGGAAGGGAGCCTCAGCCCGCTGACGGGCAACGTGCTCAGCAACGACGCGTCCGGGGCGGATGCGCCATTGAGCTTCGTGTCCTGGGGGGCGAACGATGCGGCGGCGATCACCGCGCTGAACACCTACGGCACGCTGGTGCAGAACAATGACGGCACCTGGAGTTATGCGCTTGACAGCAACCGCGCGGCAACGCAGGCGTTGACGTCGGCAAGTAATCTGTCCTTCACGCTGAACTACACCGTGAAGGACGCGGATGGCAGTCAATCCTCCGCAATGCTGACGATCAATATCCAGGGGGTGGACGGCAGCTTCATCATCGGGACCGCCGGCAATGACACTCTGACCGGCACCTCGACGGCGAATGTGGGCCAGACGATCCTCGGCCTCGGCGGCGATGACACGCTTACGGCTGGCATCGGCGGCAACACCACCCTCGACGGCGGTGACGGCAACGATACGCTTCGCGATGCCGGCAGGACGGCACCCGCAAGCATCATCGATACCATGATCGGCGGGGCCGGCAACGATACCTATGTCGTTACCAGGGCAAACGACGTCATCACAGAGCAGCCGACGGGTGGCACCGACACGATCCAGACGAATCTCGCCTCCTTCGTGATGCCAGATTACGTCGAGAACTTCGTGTACACGGGCAACACCGGCACCACCGTGACCGGCAACGTGTCGGATAACACCTTCCGCGGCTTTGACGGGATCAGCACGATCAATGGCGGCGACGGAACCGACACGGCCATCTTCAGCGGCCAACTTGGCCAATATACCAAAACCACGAATCCGGACGGCAGCATCACGCTCGTGGACACGAGATCAGGCAGCCCGAACGGCACGGCGACGTTTTCCAATGTCGAACTATTTCAGTTCAGTGACGGTCTCGTGACCGCCGCGCAGCTTGCCGCGGCAGTGCTCGTCAACGGAACGGGATCGAGTGACAATCTGACCAGCACGACGCCGGGCGCGATCATCAATGGTCTGGGAGGGGCCGATACCCTGACGGCTGGAGCTGCCAATCAGACCCTGAACGGCGGCGCCGGCGCCGATATCCTGAAAGACAACGATCAGTCTGGCATCACACTGATCGGCGGTGCCGGTAACGACACCTTCGTCGTCACCAATGCGGCGACCGTGATCCAGGAGAATCCCAACGAGGGTACCGACACCGTGCAGACGACGCTGTCGACCCTGCAACTGTCGGCCAATGTCGAGCGGTTGGTCTACACCGGATCGGGAAGCTTCAGCTCGACGGCTACTGCCGCAGGGGAAACGATCACCGGAGGAGTGGGCGCAGATACACTCGGCGACGGCGGGTTTGCCAACGTCACGCTTAGAGGAGGGGGCGGCGCCGACACGTTCACCGTGACCAATGCCCAGACCATTGTAACTGAGACAGCCGGTGCGACAGGTTCGACCGTTATGACCTTGCTGGCCAGCTATTCCCTGCCCGCGAACGTCCAGAACCTGACCTACACCGGCTCTGGCAACTTCGTCGGCAACGGCAACGGTTTGGCGAACACCATCACCGGTGGCGCCGGCAACGACACGCTCTCGGGCGGAGGGGGGAATGACAGGCTGATCGGCGGCGCCGGCAACGATCTGCTGACCGGCGGCAACGGCAGCGACACCTTCGCTTTCGCGCCGGTCAATCCGACCACCACCAGCGGCGGCGTATACGTCGCAGGCTTCGGCAAGGACGTGATCACCGACTTCCTCGCGAACGGTACCAACACCAGCCACGACGTGCTTGAGCTCTCGTTGTCGATGTTCATGTCCGGCACCACCGCGACCGCCCTCGTCAACGGCACCGCCCAAAACGCCGCAGGCGGGCTCGTCACGGTGGCCCAGCAGGGCACCAACGTCGTGATTACGATCGATCCGACCGACTCGATCACGCTCAACAATGTGTCGCTTGCAACGCTCAAGGCAGGCGTCTCGGTCGACTTCCATCTGGTCTGA
- a CDS encoding SDR family oxidoreductase — MTQTSYSGLAGRVVLITGGASGIGAAFVRAFAAQGARIAFLDIDTEAGEALVEEVADASGSAPLFVPCDLLDIEAFRIAMTQVRRALGDAAVLVNNAANDQRHVLSEVTPAEFDWMIGVNLKHVFFAAQAIVPQMQARGGGSIINMSSVAWMRGAPALPAYAAAKAAIVGFTNSLARLVGPDRIRVNAIAPGMVITERQRRLWFPDEQKIAELRARQAIPDAVTSDDVARMALFLASDESQRITRQCFQVDGGLG, encoded by the coding sequence ATGACCCAGACGAGTTATTCCGGCCTCGCGGGCCGGGTGGTGTTGATCACCGGAGGCGCCAGCGGCATCGGCGCCGCCTTCGTGCGGGCGTTTGCGGCTCAAGGGGCCCGCATTGCCTTTCTCGACATCGACACCGAGGCAGGCGAGGCTCTGGTGGAGGAGGTGGCAGACGCATCAGGCTCCGCGCCGCTGTTCGTGCCGTGCGACCTCCTGGACATCGAGGCCTTTCGGATCGCCATGACGCAGGTTCGCCGGGCACTTGGCGATGCGGCGGTGCTGGTCAACAACGCCGCCAACGACCAACGTCACGTGCTCTCCGAAGTGACGCCGGCCGAATTCGACTGGATGATCGGCGTCAATCTCAAGCATGTGTTCTTCGCGGCGCAAGCGATCGTGCCGCAGATGCAGGCGCGCGGCGGCGGGTCGATCATCAACATGTCGTCGGTGGCTTGGATGCGCGGTGCGCCGGCACTGCCGGCCTATGCCGCAGCGAAGGCGGCGATCGTCGGCTTCACCAACTCGCTCGCCCGGCTCGTCGGCCCCGACCGTATCCGCGTCAATGCCATCGCGCCCGGCATGGTGATCACGGAGCGCCAGCGCCGGCTCTGGTTTCCGGATGAGCAGAAGATTGCCGAATTGCGTGCGCGGCAGGCAATTCCCGATGCGGTGACGTCCGATGACGTCGCGCGTATGGCGCTGTTCCTGGCCTCCGACGAGAGTCAGCGCATCACGCGCCAGTGCTTCCAGGTCGACGGAGGCCTCGGTTAG
- a CDS encoding ABC transporter ATP-binding protein, producing MSALTIRDVHKRFGAVDVLKGISLEIGPGEFTVLVGPSGCGKSTLLNIVAGLDRPSAGTVEIGGRVVNDIPPKDRDIAMVFQSYALYPSMTVRQNITFGMECRHVPKAEQEAAVADVARLLQIEPLLGRKPSQLSGGQRQRVAMGRALVRDPLLFLFDEPLSNLDAKLRVEMRMEIKRLHQRIGATIVYVTHDQIEAMTMATRIAVMHHGQVQQFADPDTVYRYPANLFVARFMGSPPMNTMPARLEAENDRLVVVIGAGRPDEVRLRLQGYDAAASFVGREVVLGIRPECIAEASRVFSGDAPIVVSAPVEMVEPTGAETIVLLRLGGEAAMARITPDIRPTSGTSAAFALETRRICLFDPETERLIA from the coding sequence ATGTCAGCTCTCACCATCCGCGATGTTCACAAGAGGTTCGGCGCCGTCGATGTGCTGAAAGGAATTAGCCTCGAGATCGGCCCGGGTGAATTCACCGTGCTGGTCGGGCCCTCCGGTTGCGGCAAGTCCACGCTGCTCAACATCGTCGCCGGGCTCGACCGCCCGAGCGCCGGGACCGTCGAAATCGGCGGCAGGGTCGTCAACGACATCCCCCCGAAAGATCGGGACATCGCCATGGTGTTCCAGTCCTATGCGCTCTATCCGTCAATGACGGTGCGGCAGAACATCACCTTCGGCATGGAATGCCGCCATGTGCCGAAGGCGGAGCAGGAGGCGGCGGTCGCGGACGTTGCCCGGCTGCTCCAGATCGAGCCACTGCTCGGTCGCAAGCCGTCGCAGCTCTCGGGTGGCCAGCGTCAGCGCGTGGCGATGGGGCGGGCCCTGGTGCGCGATCCACTGCTTTTCCTGTTCGACGAGCCGCTCTCCAATCTCGACGCCAAATTGCGCGTCGAGATGCGGATGGAAATCAAGCGCCTGCATCAACGCATCGGCGCCACTATCGTCTATGTCACCCATGATCAGATCGAGGCGATGACGATGGCGACGCGGATCGCCGTGATGCATCATGGACAAGTGCAGCAGTTCGCCGATCCCGACACAGTGTACCGCTATCCGGCCAATCTGTTCGTCGCGCGCTTCATGGGCTCGCCGCCGATGAACACGATGCCGGCACGGCTCGAAGCCGAGAACGACAGGCTGGTGGTCGTGATCGGCGCGGGGCGGCCGGATGAAGTCCGCCTTCGCCTGCAGGGATACGATGCGGCAGCTTCGTTTGTCGGCCGGGAGGTGGTGCTTGGGATCAGGCCCGAATGCATCGCCGAAGCCAGCCGGGTATTTTCCGGCGATGCGCCGATCGTCGTTAGCGCGCCGGTAGAGATGGTCGAGCCCACCGGTGCCGAAACGATTGTGCTGCTGCGCCTCGGCGGCGAGGCTGCGATGGCGCGTATCACGCCGGATATCCGTCCAACGTCTGGTACGTCCGCGGCATTTGCCCTCGAGACGCGGCGCATTTGCCTGTTCGACCCTGAGACGGAGCGGCTGATCGCATGA
- a CDS encoding response regulator transcription factor yields MGRISVVIADRHPVVLLGLSGLLEAHRDFRIVASCGDGAGCIEALRNLKPDIAIVDVALPGLSGLKLLSIVNSEELHTRLVFFTASERDHELVASSAINGHSILLKEMAPEALLQTLRRIAEGRDSLPLPSEHPAPRDLASENALKTLTDRERQIMRLVSEGLSNKAIGRRLNIADGTIKVHLHHVFQKLQVSNRTVLAALALARVGSTSAQASKKRRPRLRRS; encoded by the coding sequence ATGGGTCGTATCAGCGTCGTCATAGCGGACCGGCATCCGGTGGTGCTATTGGGCTTGAGTGGTCTGCTCGAAGCTCATCGCGACTTCAGAATCGTCGCATCCTGCGGTGACGGAGCGGGCTGCATCGAGGCCTTGCGCAATCTCAAGCCGGATATCGCCATCGTCGATGTCGCGCTGCCCGGCCTCTCCGGTCTCAAACTACTCTCCATTGTGAACTCGGAAGAGCTTCACACGCGATTGGTGTTCTTCACTGCATCGGAGCGAGATCACGAATTGGTCGCATCATCCGCGATCAATGGTCACAGTATCCTCTTGAAAGAGATGGCACCCGAAGCGCTTCTGCAGACCTTGCGCCGGATCGCGGAAGGTCGGGACTCCCTGCCTCTGCCTTCCGAGCATCCGGCTCCTCGCGACCTGGCATCCGAGAATGCCTTGAAGACGCTGACGGATCGCGAACGCCAGATCATGCGTCTGGTGTCGGAAGGATTATCGAACAAGGCAATCGGGCGCCGGCTGAATATTGCGGATGGCACGATCAAGGTGCACCTTCATCACGTCTTCCAGAAGCTCCAGGTCTCCAATCGCACCGTGCTGGCGGCGCTTGCTCTCGCGCGGGTCGGCAGCACGAGTGCACAGGCTTCAAAGAAGAGGCGGCCACGCCTTCGCCGTAGCTGA
- a CDS encoding carbohydrate ABC transporter permease, with product MHDRSFVPGRMLVYLVVSLVAAAYLVPLMVVVLNSLRSNEEIAQTSMIGWPRQWAFGNYLTAWSDFCVAQTCAGIRPYMLNSALVTIPATIFSTLLGAVAGYAVSLWRFRGDRWIYGIVTLGIFLPQQMRLLPWTIVLRDIGLINTLAGLVMIHTIQGLSFTTLFCRNYYIAIPQELIRAARIDGAGFFRIFWRIILPLSPPILIVTVIWQFTHIWNEFLYGVTFTTGQQQPVTAALIALSAAIADIPQHGVQSAAVMIAALPTLLVYLLGGRYFVRGLTAGAVK from the coding sequence ATGCATGATCGTTCTTTCGTGCCGGGCCGCATGCTCGTCTACCTCGTCGTTTCGCTGGTCGCGGCAGCGTATCTTGTGCCACTGATGGTCGTCGTGCTGAACTCGCTGCGCAGCAATGAGGAAATCGCACAGACCTCGATGATCGGCTGGCCACGGCAGTGGGCCTTTGGCAACTATCTTACGGCCTGGTCTGACTTCTGCGTTGCGCAGACCTGCGCCGGCATCCGTCCCTACATGCTGAACTCCGCGCTTGTGACCATTCCCGCGACAATCTTCTCCACTCTGCTTGGTGCGGTCGCCGGTTACGCGGTTTCGCTCTGGCGCTTTCGCGGCGATCGCTGGATCTATGGGATCGTCACGCTCGGCATCTTCCTTCCGCAGCAGATGCGTTTGCTGCCCTGGACCATCGTGCTGCGCGATATCGGTCTGATCAACACGCTAGCGGGCCTCGTGATGATCCACACGATCCAGGGGCTCTCCTTTACCACCTTGTTCTGCCGAAACTACTACATTGCCATCCCGCAGGAGTTGATAAGGGCCGCGCGCATCGATGGCGCGGGGTTCTTTCGCATTTTCTGGCGCATCATTCTGCCACTCTCGCCGCCAATCCTGATCGTCACAGTGATCTGGCAGTTCACGCACATCTGGAACGAGTTCCTCTATGGCGTGACATTCACGACGGGCCAACAGCAGCCGGTCACCGCCGCGCTGATCGCGCTCTCCGCCGCGATCGCCGATATCCCGCAGCATGGCGTGCAAAGCGCCGCGGTGATGATCGCGGCTCTGCCCACTTTGTTGGTCTATCTCCTCGGTGGCAGGTACTTCGTACGCGGCCTCACCGCCGGCGCCGTAAAGTAG